One Erythrobacter aureus DNA segment encodes these proteins:
- a CDS encoding class I adenylate-forming enzyme family protein, whose protein sequence is MPTQLDQDIDRITKAVTAPGQMFELTEVTRRGVTMPAFKNAPPSVVHYFAHFCNEKKDETFLVEGDQRMTFGEVWHAATHVAHSLATEHGIEKGDRVGIAARNSSNWIVAYMGILMAGGCATLLNGWWTGEELAYGIKLCECKLVLADPQRAARLEDEDHPARVIVFDHGVPAQGLASVWAAGDTAMKMLGQIGPDDLATILYTSGSTGHPKGAYSDHLGVVSGTMNYVCQTAMMLQLLTERGEAPTVQPSALVAVPLFHVTGEVPLFLQSFAMGRKLVLMPKWDATEALRLLAEEQITYFVGVPLMSYEIAVHPEREKYDLSQCKTFAGGGAARPIEHVKKIKDAFQDGYPVLGYGLTETNGVGAGNLNENYLAKPSSTGMPSLPLVDMAILDDDGTPLEQGVIGEVSIRSVCNFLGYWKDEDATRAAYSDEAYFRTGDLGYLDEDNYLFIVDRKKDIIIRGGENISCLEVEEAIYAHPAVAECSVFGLPDERFGEIPAAVYHTHEGRDLTPEDLQEFLHEHIAAFKVPTIMWRSEEQLPRLGTQKVDKRTVKATFAKEHLAA, encoded by the coding sequence ATGCCGACACAACTCGATCAGGATATCGACCGGATCACGAAGGCCGTGACCGCGCCCGGCCAGATGTTCGAGCTCACAGAAGTCACCCGCCGCGGCGTGACCATGCCCGCCTTCAAGAACGCCCCGCCCAGCGTCGTCCATTACTTCGCGCATTTCTGCAACGAGAAGAAGGACGAGACCTTCCTTGTCGAAGGCGACCAGCGGATGACCTTCGGCGAGGTCTGGCATGCCGCCACGCATGTAGCCCACAGCCTGGCCACCGAGCATGGCATCGAGAAGGGCGACCGCGTCGGCATCGCCGCGCGCAATTCGTCCAACTGGATCGTCGCCTATATGGGCATTCTGATGGCCGGCGGCTGCGCAACGCTGCTCAACGGCTGGTGGACGGGCGAGGAGCTCGCTTATGGAATCAAGCTTTGCGAATGCAAGCTGGTGCTGGCCGATCCGCAGCGTGCCGCACGTCTCGAAGATGAAGACCACCCGGCGAGGGTCATCGTGTTCGACCATGGCGTTCCCGCCCAAGGCCTTGCCTCGGTATGGGCCGCAGGCGACACGGCGATGAAGATGCTCGGCCAGATCGGGCCTGACGATCTGGCAACCATCCTCTACACGTCGGGATCGACCGGCCACCCCAAGGGGGCCTATTCGGACCATCTCGGGGTCGTCTCGGGCACGATGAACTACGTCTGCCAGACCGCGATGATGCTGCAATTGCTGACCGAACGGGGCGAGGCTCCCACGGTCCAGCCATCCGCTCTGGTCGCGGTACCGCTGTTCCATGTGACCGGCGAGGTCCCGCTGTTCCTTCAGAGTTTCGCCATGGGCCGCAAGCTGGTGCTCATGCCCAAGTGGGATGCGACCGAAGCGCTGCGCCTGCTGGCCGAGGAACAGATCACCTATTTCGTCGGCGTTCCGCTGATGAGCTACGAGATCGCGGTCCATCCCGAGCGCGAGAAATATGACCTGTCGCAATGCAAGACCTTTGCCGGTGGCGGCGCGGCGCGGCCCATCGAACACGTCAAGAAGATCAAAGACGCCTTTCAGGACGGCTATCCGGTTTTGGGTTACGGCCTGACCGAAACCAACGGCGTGGGCGCGGGCAATCTCAACGAGAACTATCTCGCCAAGCCCAGCAGCACGGGCATGCCCTCGCTCCCGCTGGTCGACATGGCGATACTCGACGATGACGGTACACCGCTGGAACAGGGTGTGATCGGCGAGGTTTCGATCCGTTCGGTGTGCAACTTCCTTGGCTATTGGAAGGACGAGGACGCGACCAGGGCCGCCTATTCGGACGAGGCCTATTTCCGTACCGGCGATCTCGGCTATCTCGACGAAGACAATTACCTGTTCATCGTCGACCGCAAGAAGGACATCATCATCCGCGGCGGCGAGAATATTTCCTGCCTCGAGGTGGAAGAGGCGATCTACGCGCATCCTGCGGTTGCGGAATGTTCGGTCTTCGGCCTGCCCGACGAACGCTTCGGCGAAATTCCGGCCGCCGTCTATCACACGCATGAGGGAAGGGACCTCACGCCCGAGGACCTGCAGGAATTCCTGCATGAGCACATCGCCGCTTTCAAGGTTCCGACGATCATGTGGCGCAGCGAGGAACAATTGCCGCGCCTGGGCACCCAGAAGGTCGACAAGCGCACAGTCAAAGCGACCTTTGCCAAGGAGCATCTCGCCGCTTGA
- a CDS encoding [protein-PII] uridylyltransferase yields MSLARIPRQRAIIDRRKLASAIESLVAEHGDKARPQIVDLLKTALNEGRTELARRLEDKPSAGHENAGGFAFLIDQLIRVIHDHATAHLYPSANRSQAERLAVMAVGGYGRSEMSPHSDVDIAFLVGGRKTAWCEQVVEAMLYLLWDLGLKVGHSTRTLDEAMRLAKGDLTIRTALLEGRYVWGDQGLYDEGSRRFTMEVVRGNERAFVTEKLAERDARHKRMGDSRYVVEPNVKDGKGGLRDLHTLYWIGKFIHRVRTASELVDVGLFTRAEYRSFRKAENFLLAVRSHMHVITGRAEDRLTFDLQRRIAERMNFAERPGKSAVERFMQFYFLQAKRVGSLTGVFLAHIDEQFEAKTARRGFFAGWKARSRQIKGYRVHGGKIGAPSDDWFKRSPVRLIEIFQLAEAEGLEIHPETMRQANRDSGLIDNAIREDERANALFLDLLCGRNDPETVLRWMNEAGVFGKFVPDFGKVNAQMQFDMYHHYTVDEHTIRAIGLLNRIEKGELADDHPRATRLIHKVGSRRVAYVAALLHDIAKGRGGDHSVLGAEVARELCPRFGLTESETEMVAWLVLNHLLMSHTAQKRDLTDPKTIEDFVAQVQSAERLRHLAILTAVDIRAVGPGTWNSWKGQLLGELYDISSERLRLGHMRHGREQTIAHKQAEVVELLDAEAGLVENLAETMGDAYWIAEPPDIIALNLVHYSAAREQEHELSIHCEYYEARGATLVTVIAADHPGLFYRIAGGIHLAGGNIIDARIHTTRTGWALDNFLVQDPHGDPFAEEGQLERLKTSIADALANKVDLAPRLAQRPLAHSRARAFDVAPRVLFDNKASNRFTVIEVNARDRPALLNRLARALFESRLVVHSAHITNYGERAADTFYVTDLTGGKLEPGERMNRIEARLIEAASDATQDRLENA; encoded by the coding sequence TTGAGCCTGGCCCGTATCCCCCGACAACGCGCGATCATCGACAGGCGCAAGCTTGCCTCCGCGATCGAAAGCCTTGTCGCGGAGCATGGCGACAAGGCGCGCCCGCAGATCGTCGACCTGCTCAAGACCGCTCTCAACGAAGGGCGGACGGAGCTTGCACGACGTCTGGAGGACAAGCCATCCGCCGGGCATGAGAATGCGGGCGGATTCGCGTTCCTGATCGACCAGCTGATCCGGGTGATCCACGATCACGCGACCGCCCATCTCTATCCCAGCGCGAACCGTTCGCAGGCCGAGCGGCTCGCAGTCATGGCGGTGGGCGGGTATGGGCGCTCCGAAATGTCGCCGCATTCGGATGTCGACATCGCCTTCCTGGTAGGCGGCCGGAAAACCGCCTGGTGCGAACAGGTGGTCGAGGCGATGCTCTACCTCCTATGGGACCTGGGCCTGAAGGTCGGCCATTCCACGCGCACGCTCGATGAGGCGATGCGGCTGGCGAAGGGCGACCTCACCATCCGCACCGCGCTGCTCGAGGGGCGCTATGTCTGGGGCGATCAGGGCCTTTACGATGAAGGATCGCGGCGGTTCACCATGGAGGTGGTACGCGGCAATGAACGGGCCTTCGTTACCGAGAAGCTCGCCGAACGCGACGCCCGCCACAAGCGGATGGGCGACAGCCGCTATGTCGTCGAACCCAATGTGAAGGACGGCAAGGGCGGCCTGCGCGACCTCCACACGCTCTACTGGATCGGCAAGTTCATCCACCGCGTGCGCACTGCGTCCGAACTGGTCGATGTCGGGCTGTTCACCCGCGCGGAATATCGCAGTTTTCGCAAAGCGGAGAACTTCCTCCTCGCGGTGCGCAGCCACATGCATGTGATTACCGGCCGCGCCGAGGACCGGCTGACCTTCGACCTCCAGCGCCGTATCGCGGAACGGATGAACTTCGCCGAGCGCCCGGGCAAGAGCGCGGTCGAGCGCTTCATGCAGTTCTATTTCCTGCAGGCGAAGCGCGTCGGCTCGCTCACCGGCGTGTTTCTGGCGCATATCGACGAGCAGTTCGAAGCCAAGACTGCCCGACGCGGATTTTTCGCCGGGTGGAAAGCCAGGTCGCGGCAGATCAAGGGCTACCGCGTCCATGGCGGCAAGATCGGCGCGCCATCGGACGACTGGTTCAAGCGAAGTCCGGTGCGGCTGATCGAAATCTTCCAGCTGGCAGAAGCGGAAGGGCTGGAAATTCATCCCGAAACCATGCGGCAGGCGAACCGCGATAGCGGCTTGATCGACAACGCGATCCGCGAAGACGAGCGCGCCAATGCGCTGTTCCTCGATCTGCTGTGCGGTCGGAACGATCCCGAAACAGTGCTGCGCTGGATGAACGAAGCGGGCGTGTTCGGGAAATTCGTGCCCGATTTCGGCAAGGTCAACGCACAGATGCAGTTCGATATGTACCACCATTACACGGTGGACGAACACACAATCCGCGCGATCGGCCTGCTGAACCGCATCGAGAAGGGTGAACTGGCCGACGACCATCCGCGCGCCACGCGGCTGATCCACAAGGTCGGCTCGCGCCGCGTCGCCTATGTCGCCGCGCTACTGCACGATATCGCCAAGGGGCGCGGGGGCGACCATTCGGTGCTGGGTGCCGAAGTCGCTCGCGAACTTTGCCCTCGGTTCGGGCTGACCGAGAGCGAAACCGAGATGGTCGCCTGGCTGGTGCTCAATCACCTGCTGATGAGCCACACCGCGCAGAAGCGCGATCTGACCGATCCCAAGACGATCGAGGATTTCGTGGCGCAGGTACAGAGCGCCGAGCGGCTGCGCCACCTCGCCATTCTGACGGCAGTCGATATCCGCGCGGTGGGTCCGGGTACCTGGAATAGCTGGAAGGGCCAGCTTCTGGGCGAACTTTACGATATATCGAGCGAGCGGCTTCGTCTCGGCCATATGCGTCATGGCCGCGAGCAGACGATCGCCCATAAGCAGGCCGAGGTGGTTGAACTGCTGGACGCCGAGGCCGGACTGGTCGAGAATCTGGCCGAGACGATGGGGGATGCTTACTGGATCGCGGAGCCGCCCGACATCATCGCGCTCAATCTCGTCCATTATTCCGCCGCGCGCGAGCAGGAACACGAGCTGTCGATCCACTGCGAATATTACGAGGCACGTGGCGCGACACTGGTGACGGTGATCGCCGCGGACCACCCCGGCCTGTTCTATCGCATAGCCGGGGGTATCCATCTGGCGGGCGGAAACATCATCGATGCACGCATCCACACCACGCGCACCGGCTGGGCACTCGACAATTTCCTTGTTCAGGACCCGCATGGCGATCCCTTTGCCGAAGAGGGGCAGCTCGAACGGCTCAAGACCAGCATCGCCGATGCGCTGGCCAACAAGGTCGATCTCGCCCCGCGCCTGGCGCAGCGCCCGCTGGCACACAGCCGCGCGCGCGCCTTCGACGTCGCACCGCGCGTGCTGTTCGACAACAAGGCCTCGAACCGCTTCACGGTGATCGAAGTGAATGCCCGTGATCGCCCGGCGCTGCTGAACCGGCTGGCCCGGGCGCTGTTCGAAAGCCGGCTGGTGGTCCATTCCGCCCATATCACCAATTATGGCGAGCGCGCGGCCGACACGTTCTACGTGACCGACCTGACCGGAGGAAAGCTGGAGCCGGGCGAGCGGATGAACCGCATCGAAGCGCGCCTGATCGAAGCCGCCAGCGACGCCACGCAGGACCGGCTGGAAAACGCGTAA
- a CDS encoding YggS family pyridoxal phosphate-dependent enzyme: MEKAETPLQKVQANIVKACKIAHREPSEVTLIAVSKTHPAEAIEPLLREGQRHFGENRVQEAQGKWPALREAHPSVQLHLIGQLQSNKAEDAVALFDVIHSLDRPSLVKALAKAMDKLGKRVPCFVQVDVGEEDQKGGCPVAELPALLEQAQGADIPVAGLMCIPPFDIEPAPFFAFLDKLARDHGLDGRSMGMSGDYETAIRLGATHVRVGTALFGERGKPA; the protein is encoded by the coding sequence ATGGAAAAGGCAGAGACTCCGCTTCAGAAGGTGCAGGCGAATATCGTCAAGGCCTGCAAGATCGCTCACCGCGAACCCTCGGAGGTCACGCTGATCGCGGTCAGCAAGACGCATCCGGCAGAGGCGATCGAGCCGTTGCTGCGCGAAGGCCAGCGCCATTTCGGCGAGAATCGGGTGCAGGAAGCGCAAGGCAAATGGCCCGCGCTGCGCGAGGCGCATCCGTCGGTGCAACTACACCTCATCGGCCAATTGCAATCGAACAAGGCGGAGGACGCCGTGGCATTGTTCGACGTGATCCACTCACTCGATCGGCCTAGTTTGGTGAAGGCGCTCGCCAAGGCGATGGACAAGCTCGGCAAACGTGTGCCGTGTTTCGTGCAGGTCGATGTCGGCGAGGAAGACCAGAAGGGCGGCTGCCCGGTCGCCGAGCTGCCTGCATTGCTCGAACAGGCGCAAGGCGCCGATATCCCGGTGGCAGGCCTGATGTGCATTCCGCCCTTCGATATCGAGCCCGCGCCCTTCTTCGCCTTCCTCGACAAGCTTGCCCGCGATCATGGGCTGGATGGCCGCAGCATGGGCATGAGCGGGGATTACGAAACCGCGATCAGGCTAGGCGCGACGCATGTGCGCGTGGGCACGGCCCTGTTCGGAGAGCGCGGCAAACCCGCCTAG
- a CDS encoding thiamine phosphate synthase, translating to MTRNQSLPLLWLLSDQRNDAGLEGALRALPRGSGFVFRHYHLDPAARRARFDELADLARQLGHMVILSGEEDWGADGCYGVPERLGQGLRLATAHDGKELQDAIAARADGIFLSPVFHTASHPGGATLGVHGFHVLAQQSPVPVIALGGMTHDRARELDWPRWGAIDGLGSSPTEGKQGRPPARGDCKERG from the coding sequence GTGACACGAAACCAGTCCCTCCCCCTATTGTGGTTGCTTAGCGACCAGCGCAACGATGCGGGGCTGGAGGGCGCGCTGCGCGCATTGCCGAGAGGATCCGGCTTCGTATTCCGCCACTATCACCTCGATCCTGCGGCCCGGCGCGCCCGTTTCGACGAACTGGCCGATCTGGCGCGCCAATTGGGGCATATGGTAATTCTGTCCGGCGAGGAGGACTGGGGGGCGGATGGATGTTACGGCGTTCCCGAGCGCCTTGGGCAAGGGCTGCGCCTCGCCACGGCGCATGATGGAAAAGAGCTTCAGGACGCCATCGCCGCGCGGGCGGACGGCATTTTCCTCTCGCCGGTCTTTCACACGGCCTCGCATCCGGGCGGTGCGACCCTCGGCGTGCACGGCTTCCATGTTCTCGCGCAGCAATCGCCGGTCCCGGTCATCGCTCTGGGCGGCATGACCCACGATCGAGCCCGCGAACTCGATTGGCCACGCTGGGGCGCGATCGACGGACTCGGTTCATCTCCGACCGAAGGGAAGCAAGGGCGACCCCCCGCCCGCGGCGACTGCAAGGAGCGAGGATAG